In Flavobacterium lacustre, a genomic segment contains:
- a CDS encoding phosphotransferase has product MTHFPVTTSTLSAKALGQLVIEKYSLNKNCTCQLFRTGINHTYFISDNETKYVLRIYFYNWRSKSQIQEEINLLHLLKENHTSISFPIPDKKGNFIQDINAPEGIRHAVLFSFAEGEKIRFMDAATCFSIGSLMAKIHTITANQSIDRINYNLETLVQLPYEYAKQYFPETIPEMEFIKKQSKKISKTFEKIDSNKVTKGIVHLDIWYDNMNIKGQNEPTIFDFDFCGNGLLIFDVAYFCKQLFHIEVNKDEYELKVQSFLKGYQTKRTLSEEEIKMIPDAAAAIWIFYLGIQSQRFDWSNIFLTENYLKMYIGRMKSWIEYNDSKEILGSR; this is encoded by the coding sequence ATGACACATTTTCCCGTTACAACATCGACACTTTCAGCCAAAGCCTTAGGACAATTGGTTATAGAAAAATACAGTCTGAACAAAAACTGCACTTGCCAATTGTTTAGAACAGGAATTAATCATACATATTTCATTTCTGATAACGAAACAAAATATGTTTTGCGCATTTACTTCTATAACTGGCGCTCTAAATCCCAAATCCAGGAAGAGATTAATTTGCTTCACCTTCTAAAAGAAAACCACACTAGTATTTCTTTTCCTATTCCAGACAAAAAAGGCAATTTTATACAAGACATTAACGCGCCGGAAGGAATACGCCACGCTGTACTTTTTTCTTTTGCCGAAGGAGAAAAAATACGATTCATGGATGCTGCGACTTGTTTCAGCATTGGTTCGCTTATGGCAAAAATTCATACAATAACAGCTAACCAGAGTATTGACCGCATCAATTATAATCTGGAAACTTTGGTTCAATTACCGTATGAATATGCAAAGCAATATTTCCCGGAGACAATACCGGAAATGGAATTCATCAAAAAGCAAAGCAAGAAAATCAGTAAAACCTTTGAAAAAATTGACTCCAATAAGGTCACAAAAGGAATTGTTCATCTGGATATTTGGTATGACAATATGAACATTAAAGGCCAAAACGAACCCACCATTTTTGATTTTGATTTTTGCGGAAACGGCTTGTTGATTTTTGATGTTGCTTATTTTTGCAAACAGCTATTTCATATCGAAGTCAATAAAGACGAATACGAACTAAAAGTCCAAAGCTTTTTAAAGGGTTATCAAACCAAAAGAACACTATCCGAGGAAGAAATAAAAATGATTCCTGATGCTGCCGCAGCCATTTGGATTTTTTATCTCGGCATACAATCGCAACGGTTTGATTGGTCTAATATATTTTTGACTGAAAACTACCTAAAAATGTATATCGGAAGAATGAAATCTTGGATTGAATATAATGATTCGAAAGAAATTCTTGGCTCGCGCTAA